The proteins below are encoded in one region of Cololabis saira isolate AMF1-May2022 chromosome 13, fColSai1.1, whole genome shotgun sequence:
- the LOC133458822 gene encoding interferon-induced protein with tetratricopeptide repeats 1-like, protein MFDIFKHLPFSAAQDPSTLESRLNRLECHFTWDLDSNRSRLITKRDMLEDFGIEEGNLWLGHIYNLQGFIWYQLGDKEEARRFLTRATGTFRQLKNMDEGPWLVVNFGNLAWLHHLLGEDEQSQDYLSKVDALLREHPSPSQDQLHPEICAEKAWTLMKFDKDKQQAADYFQKAVEMQPDMVHWRTSRVIVRVSLHEYDTDLDQEIWKEMREARELDPDQTHLAALELLIRAKRGDQVNDEAHKLEEKILLNPVSRNSGINVLLKVYRQLGDLDQAIDLAERVLKDHPDNRHLKVCAAHCYKWRILSFRDSCPNPSRSMMERAISLHEQAIALYPDGRSLEKKLDLANICAKISGDPPRAYQIYQELLSLDLESADKQLVYNRYASYLHFNRREPNKSIDYHMKTADIPVESSIRQSSIRQLKRICERGNNWRCGEIQRFLETLQEDQPE, encoded by the coding sequence atgtttgacatttttaaacATCTACCCTTCAGTGCTGCTCAGGACCCGTCCACGTTGGAGTCCAGACTGAATCGCCTGGAGTGCCACTTCACCTGGGACCTGGATTCCAACCGTTCCAGACTGATCACTAAAAGGGACATGCTGGAGGACTTTGGCATCGAGGAGGGAAACCTCTGGCTGGGTCATATTTACAACCTGCAGGGTTTCATCTGGTATCAGCTCGGTGATAAAGAAGAGGCCCGGCGTTTCCTCACCAGGGCCACCGGGACCTTCCGACAGCTGAAGAACATGGATGAAGGTCCCTGGTTGGTGGTGAACTTTGGGAATCTGGCCTGGCTGCACCACCTTCTGGGAGAAGATGAACAGAGTCAGGATTACCTGTCAAAGGTTGACGCTCTGCTAAGGGAACACCCGTCTCCATCCCAGGACCAGCTCCACCCGGAGATCTGTGCAGAGAAGGCCTGGACCCTGATGAAGTTTGACAAAGACAAGCAGCAGGCTGCAGATTACTTCCAGAAGGCAGTGGAGATGCAGCCGGACATGGTGCACTGGAGGACCAGCCGTGTTATTGTGAGGGTGAGCCTTCACGAGTACGACACTGACCTGGATCAGGAAATCTGGAAGGAGATGAGGGAGGCCAGGGAGCTGGATCCAGATCAAACACACCTTGCTGCCCTGGAGCTGCTCATAAGAGCCAAAAGAGGAGACCAAGTCAACGATGAAGCTCACAAACTGGAGGAAAAGATCTTACTGAATCCTGTCAGCAGAAACAGCGGCATCAATGTTCTGCTCAAGGTGTACAGACAGCTGGGCGACCTCGACCAGGCCATCGATTTGGCAGAGAGGGTCCTGAAGGATCATCCTGATAATCGACACCTCAAAGTGTGTGCCGCACACTGCTACAAATGGAGAATCCTTTCCTTCAGGGACAGTTGTCCAAACCCATCTAGAAGCATGATGGAAAGAGCTATCAGCCTGCATGAGCAGGCGATCGCTCTTTATCCTGATGGCCGTTCCCTCGAGAAGAAGCTCGACCTTGCAAACATATGTGCAAAAATAAGCGGGGATCCACCGAGAGCATATCAGATTTACCAGGAGCTGCTAAGCCTGGACCTGGAATCTGCAGACAAGCAGCTGGTCTACAACCGCTATGCCAGTTACTTACACTTTAACCGGCGGGAGCCGAACAAGTCCATCGACTACCACATGAAGACAGCAGACATCCCTGTGGAGTCCTCCATCAGGCAGAGCAGCATCAGACAGCTGAAGAGGATCTGCGAGCGAGGCAACAACTGGAGGTGTGGAGAAATCCAGAGGTTCCTGGAAACACTGCAGGAGGACCAGCCTGAGTGA